From uncultured Desulfobacter sp.:
GGCGATATACCTATGGTATGGGTGGTCAAAAATCACAGGGCCGGGCTGCAGAAAATAAGGCTGGGAAAGGCCGGATACGGCGAAGATATCCAGGTCATTGAGGGCCTGTTTCCGGGCGATGAAATTGTCACCACCGGCGTACACAAACTTTCGGAAGGGCAGCAGGTTAGAATCCAATCCCCAGGCCAATAAAGGCAAATAACAGCCATGGAAACAATAAAGGACGGCTTGTCTGATAGCTGACGTGAAAATGGAAATAATAAATACAGTTGTTGGCGCAAAATGCAAATCTAAAAAACAGATTAAACTGGTGTGTTTTATTCTTGTTTTGTTTCAAATATTTTTCTGTTCAGGGGTTGTATTTGCACAACATGCAGACAATGAGGTTGCAGAAAGGCTGGGGCTGACCCCTGAGGAAAAAAACTATCTTCAGGAAAAAAAAGTGCTGCGAATGCCGACCCATAAAAACTGGAAGCCCTTTAATTTTATAGAAAATTCAATACCGCAAGGGTACCTGATAGATCTTGCGCAAATGCTTGCTGACAGTATAGGTGTAAAAATTGAGTTTATTCAGGGGTATGTCTGGGCTGAGCATATGCAGATGTTAAAAGACGGTGACGTTGACATCGTCGGCAACATGGTGCAGAGCGAGGAGCGACAAAAAACTTATCTCTTCAGCCGCAAAAAAACCCTGAGCATGTTGACGGGACTGGCCAGCTTTAAACAGTATACCCGTATTAACGAAATCGGAAACGGCACTCTTGGCGTGCAAAAGGGTTCTGTCTTCGACCGCTTTTTTAAAAAGCATTATCCGTATCAGAATGTAACATACTATTTAAATCTTCAAGAACTTTTCAAAGCGCTGGTAAATCGCGAAATTGATGCCTTTATCGAAAATTATTCTGTTGTAAACTACCTTATCAATACGTCTTATCTTTTTGAAAAAAACCTTGGCGTCTATCTGCTTGAAGACGAGAACAAGCTTGATCTTACCATGCATTTTGCCGTCAGTAAAAATGAGCCAACGCTTTTTTCTATTATTAACAAAGCATACGACGCCATTGGCCAGGAAGATTTGGATAATCTAAAATTAAAATGGGAAATGATCCCAAAAAAGAAAAACTGTCTCGACTTTACCATTGAGGAAAAAGCGTGGATTAAGCAACATCCCCAAGTCAAAGTAGGCACTTACCATGTTCCACCCTATATCTATGTGGAGTTTGGAGAACCCAAAGGTTATTTGGTTGATATTGTCAGGCAAGTATTTGAACGTGCAAACCTAACCCCTAAATTTACCGAAACACTCCCGCTGAAGACCCAACTTGAAATGTTGCGGACAAACAAGATTGATGTCGGTGTTGGTTTTATTAAAACAGGAGCAAGAGAAAAATTTTTACATTACACCAAGACGCCGATGGATCTTCAAATTGGTATCTTTACCCGGAATGACGGACCGGAATATATTAATGAAAAGAGTCTTAATGGTCTAACCATCGCTTCATATCATGGCTATGGTCTTGCTGAAAAGTATATGAAAAAATACCAGGATATAAAAATTGTCAACGCAGACGGTGCAGACGGCATGATGAAACTGGTTTCACAGGGAAGAGCTGACGTTGCGCTTCAAGAGGTGACAAGTGCGAGTTTTATGATATTTCGAAGCAATTACAACAACCTTGTCCTAAAAGGGTATCTTCCGGATAAGATTCAGATCAGTACCATGGTTACCGGTAAAAATCAGCCACTGCTCAAATCTATCCTGGAAAAATCATATCAGGCCATTCCATTCAGCCAGCTCTATGCCCTTCACGAAAAATGGCTTGGTGCAGACTTTTCGGCAGAACAAAAAATGATGACCAGAGAAGAGCTCGCGTTTTTAAACAACAAAAAAACGTTTACCGTTTGTGACTATAACGATATGTACCCCATATCAGGGGTTCAAAATGGACAACTGATCGGCGTTATGGGAGACTATTATAATGAAATCGCTGCACACCTGAACGTAAAATTTAAAGCGATCCCAACAAGTAATAGAGAAGAACTCAGCCGGAAAGTGGCCGGCGGTAAATGTGATTTTGTCTCTGTAATCCCAGCAGATCGACCGCCTTTTCCCGCAATCAAGAGATCTGACCAATTTGCCGGAAGTATTTATCTTTCCATGGGCAATCTGAAAAGTATTTTTTTTGATCAGGACAGCGATTTTGAAGGTCATACCTTTATTGTCCGTTGTGAATCCTTCAAACAGGCGCTAAAAAAAGCATATCCGGATCTTGACATCGAAGTAAGTTCCGATATGGATCGTATTCTTGAAAAACTCAGCTTCGATGAAAATGTCCACTATGTAGCGCCTAAACCAATTCTTGACAGAATTATTCAAAAATACGGTTATCAGAAATTTAAAATAAACGGTTTATTTGAAAAAGCTGAAATAAAATATGCACTGGGAGTGCATGATAAAAACCCGCTGCTGCTGTCCATAATAAATAAAACCATCGCAACGATTCCGACGGATTTAACAACCCGAATTTTTGATAAATATGAGCTCCGTGGATTTCGTATCGAAAAAAATTACAACATATATTTTCTTTACATCGTAACCGCATTGCTCATTTTAATGCTTGTGGCGCTGTTCGTCATCTACCACCTAAAAAAGCAACACAAAATTATAGAAGCTGAAAAAGCAAGATTTGAAACGCTTATGCAGAATGCCTCTGATGGTATCCTGATTATTGACAAAGATGCAACCATCCTTGATTCAAACATAAAAATACAACAGATGCTGGGTTACACCGCAGATGAGATGAAAACACTTAAACTTTATGACATCAACAGATTTCATAAAAAAAGCTGGATAATCAAAACGCTGCATTCCATAATCACGGGAAACAGGCAGGTCGAGGTCAAGGCAGAATACACCCGGAAAGATGGTTCTACATTTCCGGTGGGTATAACCGCAACTCCTGTTGTGTTGGATAATCAGAACTGTAGCTACAGCTCCATCAGAGACATCAGCGAGCAGGTTGAAAAAGAAAAGGCCTTGACAGACAGTGAATTTCGCTGGAAATTTGCCATCGAAGGCAGCCGGGATGGTTTGTGGGACTGGAATGTGAAGACGTCGGAGGTCTATTTTTCACCACAATGGAAAAAGATGTTAGGCTTTAAAGAACATGAAATCCAAGGAACCCTTGAAGAATGGAAAAAGTTGATTCACCCTGAAGATATGCCACAGATAAGGCAGGACATCACAGAGCACTTTGAGGGAAGAACACAAATTTTTATCAATCGTCACAGAGTCCGGACCAAAGCCGGCAATTATAAATGGATTCTCGACAGGGGTGTTATCGTTTCAAGAGACGAACAAGGCAACCCCGAGCGTATGCTTGGCACACACACCGATATCAGCCGGCAAAAAGAGACTGAGGAAAAACTTAAGGCCGCTATGATTGAGGCACAGGAAGCCAATCGCGGTAAGTCTGTTTTTCTATCCAATATGTCCCATGAGCTTCGGACACCGTTAAACGCCATACTGGGGTACACACAAATTTTTGCCGATGATAAAACACTGACGGAAAAGCAACTCTCCGGTATTCAAACGATGCAAAATGCCGGAGAACATCTGCTGATGCTGATCAACGACATGCTTGACCTGTCTAAAATAGAAGCCGGAAAGTTGGAAATTCAACCAAATGAAATAGAACTCAAGGCGTTTATTACCCATCTTTATGATTTCATAAAAGTGCGCAGTGACAGTAAAAACATTGAATTTTATCATGAAATCAGCCAACACCTGCCGGACATTATTATCGGTGATGAATTGAGGATGCGGCAGATTTTACTTAACCTTCTTTCAAATGCCGTCAAGTTTACCGACAAAGGATACTGTTCATTCCAGGTCAACGGAGAAACCGTGAGCGAAGGGAAAACGAAACTCAACTTCATCGTGGAAGACTCAGGACCGGGAATCGATAAATCACAGCAGAAAATCGTATTTGAGCCGTTTAGACAGGCTGGAGAGCGTTTAAAATATTCCGAAGGAACCGGCCTTGGCTTGACTGTCAGCCGTAATCTGATCGAGCTTATGGGAGGCGAGCTTATCCTTACAAGCCCGATACACGACAAAAACGAATCCGACTTTGGTCCCGGCACCCGTTTCACTTTCAGCATTGTCGTTGCTTCAGAATATCGGGAAATGCTGCAAAAATGTGAACCCGGTATTTTATACAGTTTTCCCGACATAATGCCGGGATCAAAGAAGATACTCATTGTAGACGACCAGTTCAGTAATCGTGTTGTGTTAAAAGACACGCTTGAACCTTTTGGGTTTGTCGTTTCAGAGGCCAAAGATGGAGGGCAAGCTTTATCAGTATGTAAAGAAGTGCAACCGGATCTTGTGTTTATGGATCTGCGAATGCCGGGTGTTGACGGATTTATGGGCGTCAAGTTGCTCAGCGAGGATGAACGATGCGCTAAAATACCCGTTATTGCAATTACTGCTTCCATGGCAGGTGAGGACTATCTTAAAGAGAAATGCTACGCGTCCGGTTTTGACGGATTTTTGCCAAAACCGTTTGTGAAGCAGGACTTAATTCAGATGGTTGCCGACATTTTGAATCTCTCTCTCAAATGTCATATAGAAGCACTGGAAAGCGATGAAGATATCGTTGCACCACCACAGGAAGTATTAGAGCAACTGTGGAATTATTTGCTTGATGGTAATCTTGATGCGATTTCCGACACGGCCCAGGAGATCGAAACAACAGAATCCGGGCGTTATAGAGAATTCTCAAAGCGGTTACAGGAACTTACAAACGATATCCAGTTCAATGGGATTGAGCGGTTGTTGGATCAATATTTGAAGAAATAACGAGGAGCCACATGGAGTCGACAATTCTTTTGGTGGATGATCAGCCGAATAATATTAAGGTATTGCTTTCTTTTTTTAAAATGCACGATTTCAAAACCCGTGTAGCAGATTCCGGTGAACGGGCCCTGCAGATTCTGGAGCGGTTTCAGCCGAGCATTATTCTCATGGATATCATGATGCCCAGTTTGGACGGCTTTGAAACCTGTCGGCGAATCAAACGCAATAAAATGCTCCATGAAATCCCTGTAATATTCATGACCGCTCTCGACAACGTCGAAGATAAAATAGCCGGTTTTGAAGCGGGAGGAGTTGACTATATTACCAAGCCCTTCCATCAGGCAGAAGTGCTTGCAAGGGTCAAATTGCATATTGATCTGAGAAAAAAAAATATTGCCCTGCAAAAGAGTGAAAAACAGATTCGTATGATTGTAGAAAATGCACCAATCAGCATTCATGAATTGAATCTGCAGGGGAGAATTATTTCTATGAACACGGCTGGGTTAAAAATGATCGGGGCGGCCAGCGAAGAAGAAATTCTTGGAATGGACTACAAGACAATCATTGATGAAACGGAAACGTTGCGTGTGAACCGCATTTTTGACAAAGCATACGAGGGCAACGTTTGTCAATTTGAATTTAAGGCAAGAGGAAAAAAGAACCCGATCTTCAGTGCACGGCTCGTCCCGATCAAAAACAAACAGGGCAATATAGAACGATTGCTTGGCATTTCTGAAGATATTACCGAACAGAAAAAAGCAGAAGAAAAAATCCGGCAAATGGCGTTTTTAGACGTCTTAACGCAGCTTCCCAACCGTCGCCTGCTTGAGGATCGTATTAAAAAAATCAAAGCACAAAGTGAAAGAACGGCAAACCACAATGCCCTGATATATATTGATCTCGATAATTTCAAACCGTTAAATGATACATGGGGCCATAAGGCCGGAGATCTGTTGCTGATTGAAGTCGCAAAACGCCTTACACATGTGGTACGGAAGATGGATACGGTTTCACGTCTTGGTGGTGATGAATTCGTTATCCTGCTCACTATTCTGGACAAAGAAAGCCGGCAGGCAGTAACACAGGCAACCCAGGTGTCTGAAAAGATTCTTGCCGCTGTTTCCAAACCTTACGAGATAAGCCTTGACCAGGATGGGGGCAAGGTAGCCCATATTAAGCATATTTGTACGGCCAGTATTGGTGTCGCTGTTTTTGCAGGTAATGAAATTGCAGGTCCTGATGAAATTCTTAAATGGGCAGACGAAGCAATGTATAAAGCCAAAAATGCCGGTAAAAACACCATCAGGTTTTACAAAAAGATATAAATGATACAATGAAACACGTCAATTTAACCCAATGGTCCTTGAACCACCGGCAGCTTATCTGGTTTTGTATTATTTTAACGGCTGTGGCGGGCATCTATGCCTACCAGGGCATGGGGCGCATGGAAGACCCCAATTTTACCATACGCCAGATGATCATCGGCGTGGGCTGGCCCGGTGCGACGGCAACCGAGATGGAACAGCAGGTCACGGATAAAATTGAAAAGGAACTGCAGGATATCCCGGGTCTGGATTACCTTGAAAGCTATTCCAGGCCCCAGACAGCGGTCATTTATGTCAACATCAAGGACACCGTGCATTCAAGCAACATTCGACCCACCTGGCTTGAGGTGCGCAACATGGTC
This genomic window contains:
- a CDS encoding transporter substrate-binding domain-containing protein, whose amino-acid sequence is MEIINTVVGAKCKSKKQIKLVCFILVLFQIFFCSGVVFAQHADNEVAERLGLTPEEKNYLQEKKVLRMPTHKNWKPFNFIENSIPQGYLIDLAQMLADSIGVKIEFIQGYVWAEHMQMLKDGDVDIVGNMVQSEERQKTYLFSRKKTLSMLTGLASFKQYTRINEIGNGTLGVQKGSVFDRFFKKHYPYQNVTYYLNLQELFKALVNREIDAFIENYSVVNYLINTSYLFEKNLGVYLLEDENKLDLTMHFAVSKNEPTLFSIINKAYDAIGQEDLDNLKLKWEMIPKKKNCLDFTIEEKAWIKQHPQVKVGTYHVPPYIYVEFGEPKGYLVDIVRQVFERANLTPKFTETLPLKTQLEMLRTNKIDVGVGFIKTGAREKFLHYTKTPMDLQIGIFTRNDGPEYINEKSLNGLTIASYHGYGLAEKYMKKYQDIKIVNADGADGMMKLVSQGRADVALQEVTSASFMIFRSNYNNLVLKGYLPDKIQISTMVTGKNQPLLKSILEKSYQAIPFSQLYALHEKWLGADFSAEQKMMTREELAFLNNKKTFTVCDYNDMYPISGVQNGQLIGVMGDYYNEIAAHLNVKFKAIPTSNREELSRKVAGGKCDFVSVIPADRPPFPAIKRSDQFAGSIYLSMGNLKSIFFDQDSDFEGHTFIVRCESFKQALKKAYPDLDIEVSSDMDRILEKLSFDENVHYVAPKPILDRIIQKYGYQKFKINGLFEKAEIKYALGVHDKNPLLLSIINKTIATIPTDLTTRIFDKYELRGFRIEKNYNIYFLYIVTALLILMLVALFVIYHLKKQHKIIEAEKARFETLMQNASDGILIIDKDATILDSNIKIQQMLGYTADEMKTLKLYDINRFHKKSWIIKTLHSIITGNRQVEVKAEYTRKDGSTFPVGITATPVVLDNQNCSYSSIRDISEQVEKEKALTDSEFRWKFAIEGSRDGLWDWNVKTSEVYFSPQWKKMLGFKEHEIQGTLEEWKKLIHPEDMPQIRQDITEHFEGRTQIFINRHRVRTKAGNYKWILDRGVIVSRDEQGNPERMLGTHTDISRQKETEEKLKAAMIEAQEANRGKSVFLSNMSHELRTPLNAILGYTQIFADDKTLTEKQLSGIQTMQNAGEHLLMLINDMLDLSKIEAGKLEIQPNEIELKAFITHLYDFIKVRSDSKNIEFYHEISQHLPDIIIGDELRMRQILLNLLSNAVKFTDKGYCSFQVNGETVSEGKTKLNFIVEDSGPGIDKSQQKIVFEPFRQAGERLKYSEGTGLGLTVSRNLIELMGGELILTSPIHDKNESDFGPGTRFTFSIVVASEYREMLQKCEPGILYSFPDIMPGSKKILIVDDQFSNRVVLKDTLEPFGFVVSEAKDGGQALSVCKEVQPDLVFMDLRMPGVDGFMGVKLLSEDERCAKIPVIAITASMAGEDYLKEKCYASGFDGFLPKPFVKQDLIQMVADILNLSLKCHIEALESDEDIVAPPQEVLEQLWNYLLDGNLDAISDTAQEIETTESGRYREFSKRLQELTNDIQFNGIERLLDQYLKK
- a CDS encoding diguanylate cyclase, producing MESTILLVDDQPNNIKVLLSFFKMHDFKTRVADSGERALQILERFQPSIILMDIMMPSLDGFETCRRIKRNKMLHEIPVIFMTALDNVEDKIAGFEAGGVDYITKPFHQAEVLARVKLHIDLRKKNIALQKSEKQIRMIVENAPISIHELNLQGRIISMNTAGLKMIGAASEEEILGMDYKTIIDETETLRVNRIFDKAYEGNVCQFEFKARGKKNPIFSARLVPIKNKQGNIERLLGISEDITEQKKAEEKIRQMAFLDVLTQLPNRRLLEDRIKKIKAQSERTANHNALIYIDLDNFKPLNDTWGHKAGDLLLIEVAKRLTHVVRKMDTVSRLGGDEFVILLTILDKESRQAVTQATQVSEKILAAVSKPYEISLDQDGGKVAHIKHICTASIGVAVFAGNEIAGPDEILKWADEAMYKAKNAGKNTIRFYKKI